In a single window of the Elaeis guineensis isolate ETL-2024a chromosome 6, EG11, whole genome shotgun sequence genome:
- the LOC105046647 gene encoding UDP-glycosyltransferase 83A1 produces the protein MASPHAIIIPCPEHGHIIPLIALSHSLVAHGFRITFINSEFNHERVVASLSQNGGDGVEGMHMVSFPDGLAPGEDRNTFKKKIEGIVRVMPGCLEELIKQIRSDRVTCIIADGTMGWALEVAQKMGIRSVAFWPMSATLLALFLSIPKMIQDGIIGADGMPERSETFQLSPDIPSMNTSQLPWNCAGDHDPERFLFKLISSNNQSMQLAETIICNSFYELESPSFTLFPNLLPVGPLLTSQQFGTAVGHFCQVDTTCMSWLDEKPANSVIYVAFGSVAVFNQHQFKELALGLELSGHPFLWVVRHNLTDGIDDAWFNGFRDRVKGQGLLVGWSPQQQVLAHPSIACFFFHCGWNSTLEGTKNGVPFLCWPSFIDHFLSRTYICDVWKIGLSIDPDDKGFVPREQIKKKVDQIFGNEEMKARALVWKDIANRCTKEGGSSYKNFKSFVDAMKE, from the exons ATGGCTTCTCCTCATGCCATCATCATACCTTGTCCAGAGCATGGCCACATCATTCCCTTAATAGCTCTCTCCCACTCCTTGGTTGCCCATGGCTTCAGGATCACATTCATCAATTCCGAATTCAACCATGAGCGAGTTGTTGCTTCCTTGTCCCAAAACGGTGGTGATGGAGTGGAAGGGATGCATATGGTTTCCTTTCCGGATGGATTGGCACCTGGTGAAGACCGTAATactttcaaaaagaagattgaaggCATCGTGAGGGTCATGCCTGGATGTTTGGAGGAACTCATAAAACAGATTAGGAGTGACCGGGTTACATGCATTATCGCCGATGGGACCATGGGGTGGGCTCTCGAAGTGGCGCAAAAGATGGGCATCCGGTCGGTTGCCTTTTGGCCTATGTCTGCTACGCTGCTTGCATTATTTCTGAGCATTCCCAAGATGATCCAGGATGGTATCATTGGTGCCGATG GAATGCCAGAAAGGAGTGAGACTTTCCAGCTGAGCCCTGACATACCGTCTATGAACACAAGCCAACTTCCATGGAATTGTGCTGGTGATCACGATCCAGAAAGATTCCTCTTCAAGCTCATATCCAGTAATAATCAATCAATGCAGCTTGCCGAAACAATCATTTGCAACTCCTTCTATGAACTTGAGTCACCATCCTTCACACTCTTTCCAAATTTATTGCCGGTTGGACCATTACTCACAAGCCAACAGTTTGGAACGGCAGTTGGGCATTTCTGCCAAGTGGATACAACCTGCATGAGTTGGCTTGATGAGAAACCTGCTAACTCTGTCATCTATGTGGCATTTGGGAGCGTAGCAGTCTTCAACCAGCACCAATTCAAGGAGCTTGCACTTGGGCTTGAACTATCTGGCCATCCATTCCTGTGGGTCGTAAGACACAATCTCACAGATGGGATAGATGATGCCTGGTTCAATGGGTTTCGAGATCGAGTTAAAGGCCAGGGATTGTTGGTGGGATGGTCTCCTCAACAGCAGGTACTGGCTCACCCTTCCATTGCTTGCTTCTTTTTTCATTGTGGTTGGAATTCAACATTGGAAGGGACGAAGAATGGAGTTCCTTTCCTCTGCTGGCCTTCCTTCATCGATCATTTCCTCAGCCGGACCTATATTTGTGATGTTTGGAAGATTGGTTTGAGCATAGATCCTGATGACAAAGGGTTTGTTCCAAGGGAGCAGATCAAAAAGAAGGTGGACCAAATATTTGGCAATGAGGAGATGAAGGCCAGGGCCCTAGTGTGGAAAGATATCGCTAATAGGTGTACTAAGGAAGGAGGGTCTTCCTATAAGAATTTCAAGAGCTTTGTAGATGCCATGAAAGAATGA